A single Primulina eburnea isolate SZY01 chromosome 11, ASM2296580v1, whole genome shotgun sequence DNA region contains:
- the LOC140805553 gene encoding uncharacterized protein codes for MTARKLRPYFLSHQIVVLTNSPLGRIMTHFEVSGRMVKWTIELGEYDIEYKPRVAIKAQALSDFLSEMVQPNEEEVWRVFVDEASSLAGYGVGVVIISPPGEKIKLALRIDSRVTKNVAEYEAVLAGIQAAREVGASRIILYSDSQLITQQIKGVYEAKDDRMLKYLQLIKARAEVFADWGIEQIPREENNDADTLAKMGASLSEVNTREVWRVSRLILSTEEEMLPEPEDSWMTPLIKFMVNNELPEDRA; via the coding sequence ATGACTGCCCGGAAGCTAAGGCCTTACTTCCTGTCGCATCAAATAGTTGTTCTTACCAATAGTCCTCTTGGCAGGATCATGACTCACTTTGAAGTGTCCGGGCGTATGGTCAAGTGGACAATAGAGTTGGGGGAGTATGACATTGAATACAAACCTCGGGTGGCCATCAAAGCACAAGCTCTGTCAGATTTTTTATCCGAGATGGTCCAACCCAATGAAGAGGAAGTATGGAGAGTATTCGTGGATGAGGCGTCTAGCCTTGCTGGATACGGAGTAGGGGTTGTGATAATATCTCCCCCGGGAGAAAAGATTAAACTGGCACTTAGAATTGACTCTCGGGTAACCAAAAATGTGGCTGAGTATGAGGCTGTCCTGGCTGGTATCCAAGCCGCCCGGGAAGTCGGGGCTTCCCGGATTATTCTATATTCTGATTCACAACTCATCACTCAACAAATAAAGGGCGTGTATGAGGCTAAGGATGACAGgatgttaaaatatttacagCTCATCAAAGCCCGAGCAGAAGTTTTTGCGGATTGGGGTATTGAACAAATACCCCGAGAAGAGAATAATGATGCAGATACTCTGGCCAAAATGGGTGCTTCTTTGTCAGAGGTAAATACCCGGGAGGTCTGGCGTGTTTCCCGGTTGATCCTTTCTACTGAGGAAGAAATGTTACCAGAACCAGAGGACTCCTGGATGACACCTCTGATCAAGTTTATGGTAAATAATGAGTTGCCCGAAGATAGAGCCTGA
- the LOC140805208 gene encoding receptor-like protein EIX1: MKILASLLFLSAILCSFLINEFANASCRESERMALLIFKNNLKDPRNRLSNWTGTNCCEWDGISCDDSGYVTRIHLRGCDAKLGGNLNPSLLSLKYLSHLELSCNDFEGIRVPNFIGSMRNLDFLDLSEAGFGGEIPQEVENLSSLRYLDLSGNHFNSLAPRWIQNLSNLVHLDLSDCGFYNQLPIGLQNVSHVRYLNLSSNHFNSSFPDWFSRFTRLEVLDFSDNLMPGEIPDNIGNLTSLTILDLSGNKLEGTLPESIRNLCKLREISLSRNLISGGLNNLLGCSSKILHYLHLATNNFSGSLPYNLGELSELRELDLVGNKLTGTLPHSMGQLKNLEYLVLSLNFLEGCVYESHFRNLSRLKIFRANGNALSYKPNRTWIPPFQLTGLSLRKWELGPQFPFWIQHLKHLNYLSLAHTGISDTVPSWFWNQTFELGYLNLSGNSIRGHIPSLTNFGSGKNIAVDLKWNFITGPLPIISSNITLLDFSYNHISGSMQNFLCNNGTQENRLEILDLGFNQLSGEIPDCWMNWSRLRVLRLHSNFNLSGEVPNSVRFLTVLESLHLRRNNLSGTLPFFVNELTGLKVLDLGRNHFTGRIPKWINILSKLVIFNLRYNEFSGEIPDEICFLDSLQALDLASNSLSGRIPTCFDNFSVMAGEKTPSDHIYYTVGDTFGGLADSQFLVMKGRFAEYSNNLQLVLTVDLSDNDLSGTIPTQITKLVKLMALNLSGNSLTGSIPDAIGDMEWLESFDLSKNRLSGEIPQSISRLTFLSNLNLSYNNLIGKIPSSSQLEGFGKSSFRGNRLCGPPISENCDENSERTINEDDEEESKGSFLSSDKIGIFVSVLLGFIFGFWGVLGPILVSNSFRTTYFRVLSSAGNYVYYIWFKFLRIINVN; this comes from the coding sequence ATGAAAATCCTTGCTTCACTTCTGTTTTTATCAGCTATTCTGTGCAGTTTCTTGATAAATGAGTTTGCTAATGCAAGTTGCCGAGAAAGTGAGAGGATGGCGCTCTTGATATTCAAGAATAACCTCAAAGATCCAAGAAACCGGCTTTCCAATTGGACAGGTACAAATTGTTGCGAATGGGATGGCATCTCGTGTGATGATTCCGGTTACGTTACCAGGATTCACCTTCGTGGCTGTGATGCTAAATTAGGAGGAAACTTGAATCCATCTTTGCTAAGTTTGAAGTACTTGTCTCACTTGGAATTGAGTTGCAATGATTTCGAAGGGATTCGGGTACCAAACTTCATCGGTTCAATGCGAAACTTGGACTTTCTTGATCTTTCTGAGGCTGGGTTTGGAGGAGAAATCCCACAAGAAGTCGAAAATCTGTCGAGTTTAAGGTATCTTGATCTTTCTGGTAATCATTTCAACTCCTTAGCACCTcgttggattcaaaatctgagCAATCTGGTTCATTTGGACTTGAGTGATTGTGGATTTTATAATCAACTTCCTATCGGTTTGCAGAATGTGTCGCACGTTAGATACCTTAACTtgtcttcaaatcatttcaATTCAAGTTTCCCCGATTGGTTTAGCCGGTTTACTCGTCTCGAGGTTTTGGATTTTTCGGATAATCTTATGCCGGGTGAAATCCCTGATAACATAGGAAATTTAACTTCTTTGACGATTCTTGATTTGTCTGGGAACAAACTAGAGGGGACGCTACCGGAATCAATAAGAAATCTTTGCAAACTCAGAGAAATTTCCTTGTCTCGCAACCTGATTTCGGGTGGCTTAAACAATCTTTTAGGATGCAGTTCTAAAATTTTACATTACTTGCATTTGGCCACGAATAATTTTTCTGGTTCCTTACCATATAATCTTGGGGAACTATCTGAGTTAAGGGAATTAGACCTTGTGGGTAATAAGCTAACTGGAACTTTGCCTCATAGTATGGGACAGCTTAAAAATTTGGAATACCTTGTTTTATCTCTTAATTTTTTGGAGGGATGTGTGTATGAATCACACTTTAGAAACCTGTCAAGATTGAAGATATTTCGGGCGAATGGAAACGCATTATCTTACAAGCCGAACCGAACTTGGATCCCTCCATTTCAACTCACTGGACTATCTTTGAGAAAATGGGAGTTGGGACCTCAGTTTCCCTTCTGGATTCAGCATCTGAAACATTTGAACTATTTGAGCTTAGCACACACGGGGATTTCCGACACCGTTCCATCGTGGTTTTGGAATCAAACATTCGAGTTAGGATACCTAAATTTATCAGGAAATTCCATACGAGGACATATCCCAAGTCTGACAAATTTTGGCAGTGGTAAAAATATAGCAGTTGACTTGAAGTGGAACTTCATAACAGGCCCGTTGCCAATTATTTCTTCGAATATAACGTTGTTAGATTTTTCTTATAATCACATTTCGGGATCTATGCAAAATTTCCTATGCAACAACGGTACTCAAGAGAACAGGCTTGAAATTCTGGATCTCGGGTTCAACCAGTTGTCTGGAGAAATTCCTGACTGTTGGATGAACTGGTCTAGATTGAGAGTTTTAAGGTTGCATTCCAATTTCAATCTTTCGGGTGAAGTTCCGAACTCGGTAAGATTCTTGACCGTCCTAGAATCATTGCACTTACGGCGGAACAATCTTTCTGGGACATTGCCTTTCTTTGTGAATGAGCTAACTGGTCTCAAGGTTTTGGACTTGGGGCGTAACCATTTTACGGGACGAATACCAAAATGGATCAATATACTCTCTAAGTTAGTCATTTTTAACCTTAGGTACAACGAGTTTTCGGGAGAGATTCCAGATGAAATATGCTTTCTTGATTCTCTCCAAGCACTAGACCTGGCTAGTAACAGCTTATCAGGGAGAATACCGACATGTTTCGACAATTTCAGTGTGATGGCCGGGGAAAAAACTCCATCTGATCATATATACTACACAGTAGGGGACACGTTTGGGGGCCTTGCGGATAGCCAATTCCTAGTGATGAAAGGAAGATTCGCAGAATATAGCAATAATCTTCAACTAGTGCTAACTGTGGACCTTTCGGATAATGACTTATCCGGAACAATCCCAACTCAGATCACCAAACTTGTCAAACTAATGGCATTAAACCTGTCAGGAAACTCGTTAACCGGGTCGATTCCTGATGCCATAGGCGACATGGAATGGCTCGAGTCCTTCGATCTCTCCAAGAATCGTCTCTCCGGTGAAATTCCCCAAAGCATTTCGAGATTGACATTCTTGAGTAACTTGAACTTGTCATATAACAACTTGATAGGAAAGATTCCATCAAGTAGTCAACTCGAAGGATTCGGGAAGTCGAGTTTCCGTGGAAACCGGCTTTGTGGGCCGCCGATTTCGGAAAACTGTGATGAAAATAGTGAAAGAACAATAAACGAGGATGATGAAGAGGAGAGTAAAGGATCTTTTCTATCAAGTGACAAAATCGGGATTTTTGTTAGTGTTCTACTTGGTTTCATATTTGGTTTTTGGGGTGTTTTGGGACCAATATTGGTCAGCAATTCTTTTAGGACCACTTACTTCAGGGTCTTGTCTAGTGCAGGAAACTATGTTTACTATATTTGGTTCAAATTTTTACGAATTATAAATGTGAAttaa